Proteins encoded together in one Sceloporus undulatus isolate JIND9_A2432 ecotype Alabama chromosome 4, SceUnd_v1.1, whole genome shotgun sequence window:
- the RNF138 gene encoding E3 ubiquitin-protein ligase RNF138 isoform X2: MAMKEGGTHCPLCRGIVTRKEKARPSRALDIENSMKKLVGSCRCCDKQIRLFRMRQHYKSCKKYQDEYGVPSVIPNLEISQDSTGNSFRSDSSTSEIGENSNLHVLEEAASGRPTFKCPLCQEDNFTRQNLLDHCNDRHLYQIDPVICPICASLPWGDPTRVTRDFVGHLNQRHQLDYVDVMV, encoded by the exons ATGGCTATGAAAGAAGGTGGAACGCATTGCCCATTGTGCAGAGGCATTGTaaccagaaaagaaaaggcaCGACCCAGTAGAGCCTTAGATATTGAAAACAGCATGAAGAAGTTGGTGGGAAGCTGTAGATGCTGTGACAAACAG ATTAGATTATTTCGTATGAGACAGCATTATAAATCGTGTAAGAAGTATCAGGATGAATATGGTGTTCCTTCTGTCATTCCAAACCTAGAAATATCTCAGGACTCAACAGGAAACAG TTTTAGGAGTGATTCTTCTACTTCAGAAATTGGGGAAAATTCTAATCTGCATGTTCTTGAAGAAGCTGCAAG TGGACGGCCTACATTCAAATGCCCTCTATGTCAAGAAGATAACTTCACAAGGCAGAACTTATTGGATCACTGTAATGACAGGCATCTTTATCAGATAGATCCAGTA atctgtCCTATTTGTGCATCTCTTCCATGGGGAGACCCTACCCGGGTTACTAGAGATTTTGTTGGCCATTTAAATCAAAGACATCAGCTTGACTATGTAGATGTTATG GTTTAA
- the RNF138 gene encoding E3 ubiquitin-protein ligase RNF138 isoform X1, whose product MAMKEGGTHCPLCRGIVTRKEKARPSRALDIENSMKKLVGSCRCCDKQIRLFRMRQHYKSCKKYQDEYGVPSVIPNLEISQDSTGNSFRSDSSTSEIGENSNLHVLEEAASGRPTFKCPLCQEDNFTRQNLLDHCNDRHLYQIDPVICPICASLPWGDPTRVTRDFVGHLNQRHQLDYVDVMNLQLDEETLFQNAVESCQVNL is encoded by the exons ATGGCTATGAAAGAAGGTGGAACGCATTGCCCATTGTGCAGAGGCATTGTaaccagaaaagaaaaggcaCGACCCAGTAGAGCCTTAGATATTGAAAACAGCATGAAGAAGTTGGTGGGAAGCTGTAGATGCTGTGACAAACAG ATTAGATTATTTCGTATGAGACAGCATTATAAATCGTGTAAGAAGTATCAGGATGAATATGGTGTTCCTTCTGTCATTCCAAACCTAGAAATATCTCAGGACTCAACAGGAAACAG TTTTAGGAGTGATTCTTCTACTTCAGAAATTGGGGAAAATTCTAATCTGCATGTTCTTGAAGAAGCTGCAAG TGGACGGCCTACATTCAAATGCCCTCTATGTCAAGAAGATAACTTCACAAGGCAGAACTTATTGGATCACTGTAATGACAGGCATCTTTATCAGATAGATCCAGTA atctgtCCTATTTGTGCATCTCTTCCATGGGGAGACCCTACCCGGGTTACTAGAGATTTTGTTGGCCATTTAAATCAAAGACATCAGCTTGACTATGTAGATGTTATG AACCTTCAGCTGGACGAGGAAACTCTGTTTCAAAATGCAGTTGAATCTTGTCAAGTGAACCTTTGA